The Plasmodium knowlesi strain H genome assembly, chromosome: 14 genome has a segment encoding these proteins:
- a CDS encoding CCR4-associated factor 1, putative — protein sequence MDERTKIVDVWANNLEEEFERIRDVVENHPYVAIDTEFPGIVARPTGNVVDYNYQTIKCNVDLLKVIQLGVTFSNGKGELPNVSTWQFNFKFDLESDMYAQNSIDFLKHSGINFEKHQSLGIELLHFGEIIMSSGLVMNEDVKWISFHGCYDFAYLLKILTCCALPHNEIAFFDLLNDFFPSLYDIKYFLLNLNIKQLSRTYSLQKISEILSVKRIGRQHQAGSDSLVTCKTFFKLLELYFDNQIDDKKYSGIIYGLGSTIKNYNPKLEDSPHKINNSNHYGNGYVKGNNNAHGSSGHYGCGYSSNYDCNYSGSHSVNHSGNHSCNHSCNHSGNHSCNHSCNHSGNHSDNNDSEERSRECNHMYMDGNNCMMHTQNHMLTSYQGNKEYQISFSKDAVKGNFKSDMLYNLYADMNQNNYNTIANVGNMIQNNINGFASYENDATNNRDFIKYSSQPQLLNMSTANAKSLRVLANSDVHTNSLSGGDSGSNSANGNGSGNGSGNGSRNGSGNGSGNGSRNGSGNGSRNGSGNGSRNGSGNGRGNGSRNGSGNGSGNGRGNGRASGKNSGKGGGKGDNKGEGKGNAKNSNKNNNKNNGKNNSNGDGNSKNGSNSRGNNGGNNGGNNEGNNGGSSGGNTGGNGTGHSGGHGGGQNSGHNGGNGNSHTNGHSGGNGNNHGNNKGNGKNKYNNNTSNNTNINNNGRDFISLAGNSNKSSLDNSTKPLKNVFNDLPKRPSNDNLNNDNWRNDNLSSDNWRSDNFRNDNLSDHFSTANVNSSSEPLRNMNGVGGTTNRNFTNPSGNIISLNSANMSVSSMKNSILLNNLSSLSGTNSNVSISGKSGLSSKGSMQSKKGAIGKNGSVGKNNVVGLSMSSLNNPVVLPNGLSVGTTGINLANINNGMVVNNMDVNNMRMNNLSSNVSVNRVPAANVGNINLKQSSISVSMNNRNANNSCSVSTVSEVNGRQSGSMKSVNISEESIIDAVKGDYEVDNSNPMPQNGIALSSMYVPNMNYANGGGNGNHKNSASANGSGKNSSKKNNSSNGSDIGPFLNSVNLGAANMASNPPLQMNSNVSNFKQYPMPNKYNSFSNYPTSVSNPNDKGTTEDSEIDEALFDGAGGMGIVGNGINSGSGNGHGNGHGNGNGNVGNSGANANGKNALNKNGMNKVNMAHISYGKNIIPSGVNGNSNFKGSHKSNTLMNSEMPGGLMQNGNLISKNNELSSGNFDAMSDLPPNMTMLRDDNSKDEKMNNLNKGAMGSFPVKHPPPPPPPPPPPSSCNLTNVMSNGNQNNSGEKAKNNSIMKNLSSSSSNNTGNANLSNGAHPISGNEAKICNLGMGSASYTSNHLLKHNMSLSNLGNVSGSNKLNLANMANPNSSGVIKNNSPGPVGPAGANGGVRALGTNIVPVYNATNKGPLDNGEANMNPSFNMNGSNKNNKNCNQLSSTTNERNSKNNAKEGNGKNTVLLVNSSVSEEAYNVDEGIIANGGTLSSANSLYNGSPKNSGDQAKGRTNTNTTSDSANNGKNGKGGKNGNKNHKHSKNKNKGANGGINIGGVTNATTANGGSTVIKKRSNEKNAADKMNISNLEQNNNYDSVSQKKNGNKIFANIVREEEEGKFSSGNVVSNDEKKNAPIDRNEHKSLLNNMNYFKGDNVKMYNRGGIGAGSGAAPVAGPYGKNGAHHLGVKNNFLNSPTCDSESMLHNISSVNIINDMNTSDIMNPSNVQNYANSGSASDVNADIHYLGSMNNSKGGNNYAEVLHGKMNNLNIMNISKMHSGTYSVNNNVGPLSGGLGGRHNGKHNSSSIAENTSTNGGAFNFVNKKTSKDNLSMINHAMMNNLNLNNIYANSDTKAFNKMNVNHKGGGSVSNSNFCFNGEGATGVVARNQPYYNSYAESFPDKITNKSFIEKSGNIIPSSIYNGKREEPSISMYNYVDSNNFLEKNAILADKYEPMESPQGNMFNYASYEYKNKERKFFYDA from the coding sequence ATGGACGAGAGAACGAAAATCGTAGACGTATGGGCAAATAATTTAGAGGAGGAATTTGAACGAATCAGGGATGTAGTCGAAAATCATCCCTATGTTGCTATCGACACAGAATTTCCAGGAATTGTTGCTAGGCCAACAGGAAATGTAGTAGATTATAATTACCAAACAATAAAATGCAATGTAGACCTATTGAAGGTTATACAATTAGGAGTTACCTTTTCCAATGGAAAGGGGGAGCTACCTAACGTATCAACATGGCAATTCAATTTTAAGTTTGATCTAGAAAGTGATATGTATGCGCAGAATTCTATAGACTTTCTCAAGCACAGTGGaatcaattttgaaaaacatCAATCCTTAGGAATCGAATTATTGCATTTTGGGGAAATTATCATGTCCTCAGGTTTAGTGATGAATGAAGATGTCAAATGGATATCCTTCCATGGTTGTTATGATTTTGCTTATCTGTTAAAAATACTAACATGTTGCGCTTTACCTCATAATGAAATTGCCTTTTTTGATTTACTGAAcgattttttcccttcgctATACGACATAAAGTACTTTCTGCTAAATTTGAACATCAAGCAATTAAGTAGAACCTACTCCTTGCAGAAAATTAGCGAAATTTTAAGTGTAAAAAGGATAGGAAGACAACATCAGGCTGGTTCAGATTCCCTCGTGACAtgtaaaacatttttcaaattgttgGAACTTTATTTCGATAACCAAATAGATGACAAGAAGTATTCGGGCATTATATACGGCTTGGGATCCactataaaaaattacaatccAAAATTGGAGGACAGTCCacataaaattaataattcaAATCATTATGGCAATGGCTACGTGAAGGGAAATAATAATGCGCATGGAAGTAGTGGCCACTATGGCTGCGGCTATAGCTCCAATTACGATTGCAATTATAGCGGAAGTCACAGTGTTAACCATAGTGGGAACCACAGCTGCAACCACAGTTGTAACCACAGCGGCAACCACAGTTGTAACCACAGCTGTAACCACAGCGGCAACCACAGCGATAACAACGACAGCGAGGAACGGAGCAGAGAATGCAACCACATGTACATGGATGGAAATAACTGCATGATGCATACACAGAACCATATGCTGACCTCCTATCAGGGGAATAAGGAATACCAAATAAGTTTCAGCAAGGACGCAGTCAAGGGCAATTTTAAAAGTGATATGCTGTACAATTTGTATGCAGATATGAACCAAAATAACTACAACACCATTGCGAATGTAGGCAATATGATCCAGAACAATATTAATGGCTTCGCTTCATATGAGAACGATGCTACAAATAATCGAGATTTTATCAAGTATAGCTCCCAACCACAGTTGCTTAACATGAGTACTGCGAATGCCAAGTCGCTGCGGGTTCTGGCTAATAGCGACGTACATACGAACAGCCTTAGTGGAGGTGACAGTGGAAGTAACAGTGCCAACGGAAACGGTAGCGGAAACGGTAGCGGAAATGGTAGCAGAAATGGTAGTGGAAATGGTAGCGGAAATGGTAGCAGAAATGGTAGCGGAAATGGTAGCAGAAATGGTAGCGGAAATGGTAGCAGAAATGGTAGCGGAAATGGTAGAGGGAATGGTAGCAGAAATGGTAGCGGAAATGGTAGCGGAAATGGTAGAGGGAATGGTAGGGCGAGTGGCAAAAATAGCGGCAAAGGTGGAGGAAAAGGCGACAACAAGGGTGAGGGCAAAGGGAACGCAAAAAATagtaacaaaaataataacaagAACAACGGCAAGAATAATAGTAACGGCGATGGCAACAGCAAAAACGGAAGCAACAGCCGAGGCAATAACGGAGGCAATAACGGAGGCAATAATGAGGGAAATAACGGAGGAAGCAGTGGTGGCAACACAGGCGGCAACGGCACAGGTCATAGCGGTGGTCATGGTGGAGGCCAGAATAGTGGCCACAACGGAGGAAACGGAAATAGCCATACGAACGGTCACAGCGGAGGGAATGGCAACAACCACGGTAACAACAAAGGGAacggaaaaaacaaatacaacaacaacacaagcAACAACACAAACATCAACAACAATGGCAGGGACTTCATCAGCCTTGCAGGAAATTCCAACAAAAGCAGCTTAGACAACAGCACCAAGCCGCTCAAAAACGTTTTTAATGATCTGCCGAAAAGGCCCAGTAACGATAATTTGAACAACGATAATTGGAGGAACGATAATTTGAGCAGCGATAATTGGAGGAGCGATAATTTTAGGAACGACAATTTGAGCGACCATTTTAGCACAGCCAATGTCAACAGCAGTAGCGAGCCTTTGAGAAATATGAATGGAGTAGGAGGAACAACCAATCGTAATTTTACCAACCCTAGTGGAAACATCATCAGTTTGAATAGCGCCAACATGAGTGTGAGCAGCATGAAGAACTCCATCCTACTAAACAACCTTAGCAGTTTAAGTGGCACGAATAGCAATGTTAGTATAAGCGGGAAGAGTGGCCTATCTAGTAAAGGCTCTAtgcaaagcaaaaagggcgctattggaaaaaatggttcAGTAGGCAAAAACAACGTAGTTGGTCTCAGCATGAGCAGCTTAAACAACCCTGTGGTACTTCCAAATGGTTTAAGTGTAGGTACAACTGGAATAAACCTCgcaaatataaataatggcATGGTGGTTAACAATATGGATGTGAATAATATGCGTATGAACAATTTGAGTAGTAATGTGAGCGTGAACCGTGTACCTGCAGCTAATGTTGGGAATATAAATTTGAAGCAAAGCAGTATCAGCGTTAGCATGAACAACAGGAACGCCAACAACAGTTGCAGCGTCAGCACTGTGAGCGAGGTGAACGGAAGGCAAAGTGGCTCCATGAAAAGTGTAAACATATCCGAAGAAAGTATTATAGATGCAGTTAAGGGGGATTACGAGGTGGACAACAGCAATCCTATGCCTCAAAACGGAATTGCATTAAGCAGTATGTATGTACCCAATATGAACTATGCCAATGGCGGAGGTAACGGGAACCATAAGAATAGTGCAAGCGCAAATGGAAGTGGAAAGAATAGCAGTAAGAAGAACAACAGCAGCAATGGCAGTGACATTGGCCCATTTTTAAATAGCGTAAATTTGGGTGCAGCCAACATGGCTAGCAATCCACCCCTCCAAATGAACAGTAACGTAAGTAATTTTAAGCAGTACCCCATGCCAAACAAGTACAACTCGTTTAGCAACTACCCCACAAGTGTAAGCAACCCCAATGATAAGGGCACTACAGAAGATTCTGAAATAGATGAGGCATTGTTTGACGGAGCTGGCGGCATGGGTATTGTTGGGAATGGAATTAACAGCGGCAGTGGTAACGGTCATGGTAATGGTCATGGTAATGGTAATGGTAACGTTGGAAACAGTGGTGCAAATGCGAACGGAAAAAACGCTTTGAATAAAAACGGGATGAACAAAGTAAACATGGCACACATAAGTTATGGCAAGAATATAATTCCAAGTGGTGTAAATGGCAATAGCAATTTTAAGGGGAGCCACAAAAGCAATACCCTCATGAACAGCGAAATGCCTGGTGGCCTAATGCAGAATGGTAACCTTATCAGCAAGAATAATGAATTGAGTAGTGGGAATTTTGACGCTATGAGTGACCTACCGCCAAATATGACAATGCTCAGGGATGACAACTccaaggatgaaaaaatgaacaacttAAACAAAGGTGCAATGGGGAGTTTTCCCGTAAAGCATCCACCCCCACCTCCTCCTCCACCTCCCCCACCATCTTCATGCAATTTGACCAACGTGATGAGCAACGGAAATCAAAACAACAGTGGCGAAAAGgctaaaaataattccatcATGAAAAATCTGAGTTCATCTTCCTCCAACAACACGGGCAATGCTAACTTGAGCAACGGGGCTCATCCAATCAGTGGCAACGAAGCGAAAATTTGTAACTTGGGAATGGGTTCAGCTAGCTATACATCGAACCACCTGCTGAAGCATAACATGAGCCTCAGCAATTTGGGCAATGTCAGTGGAAGCAACAAACTGAATTTAGCCAACATGGCTAACCCGAATAGTTCCGGAGTTATTAAGAACAACTCGCCTGGTCCAGTTGGTCCAGCTGGTGCCAATGGCGGTGTGCGCGCATTAGGCACAAATATCGTCCCAGTATACAACGCAACAAACAAAGGGCCCCTTGATAATGGCGAAGCCAACATGAACCCTAGCTTCAACATGAATGGTTCaaacaaaaataacaaaaattgTAATCAGCTGAGCAGCACCACAAATGAGAGGAATAGCAAAAATAATgcgaaagaaggaaatggcaaaaataCTGTCTTGTTAGTAAATAGTAGTGTTAGTGAAGAGGCCTATAATGTTGATGAAGGTATCATTGCCAATGGAGGTACATTGAGCAGTGCCAATAGCTTGTACAATGGAAGCCCGAAAAATAGCGGAGACCAGGCCAAGGGAAGAACCAACACGAATACCACGAGCGATAGCGCCAACAATGGAAAGAACGGCAAGGGTGGGAAAAATGGCAACAAGAACCACAAACAtagtaaaaacaaaaataagggCGCCAATGGGGGGATTAACATCGGAGGTGTTACAAATGCAACAACAGCAAACGGAGGCAGCACGGTCATCAAGAAAAGAagtaatgagaaaaatgctgcagataaaatgaatataagTAACTTGGAGCAGAACAATAACTATGATTCagttagccaaaaaaaaaatggaaacaaaaTTTTCGCCAACATtgtaagggaggaagaagaaggaaagttttCAAGCGGAAATGTGGTttcaaatgatgaaaagaaaaatgcccCAATAGATAGAAATGAACACAAAAGCCttttaaataatatgaaTTATTTCAAGGGAGATAATGTGAAAATGTACAATAGGGGAGGAATAGGAGCAGGTAGTGGAGCTGCACCTGTAGCGGGACCGTATGGAAAAAACGGTGCTCATCATTTAGGCGTAAAAAATAACTTTCTCAATAGCCCTACGTGCGATAGCGAAAGTATGCTGCATAATATAAGTAGTGTAAATATAATTAACGACATGAACACTTCTGACATTATGAACCCATCAAATGTGCAGAATTATGCCAACAGTGGTAGCGCCAGCGATGTTAACGCGGATATTCATTACCTTGGCAGCATGAACAATAGCAAAGGTGGAAATAACTACGCCGAAGTTTTgcatggaaaaatgaataacttAAATATCATGAACATAAGTAAGATGCACAGTGGGACTTATTCGGTCAATAATAACGTGGGCCCTTTGAGCGGTGGTCTAGGCGGCCGCCACAATGGCAAGCACAACAGCAGTAGCATAGCCGAAAATACGAGTACCAACGGAGGCGCCTTCAATTTTGTGAACAAGAAAACGAGCAAGGACAACCTAAGCATGATAAACCATGCCATGATGAATAACCTGAACTTAAACAACATTTATGCGAACAGTGACACGAAGGCgtttaacaaaatgaatgttAACCACAAGGGAGGAGGTAGTGTAAGCAACtccaatttttgttttaacgGTGAAGGTGCAACAGGTGTAGTAGCTCGAAATCAGCCATATTACAATTCATACGCTGAATCGTTTCCAGATAAAATAACGAACAAATCATTTATCGAAAAGAGTGGTAACATAATACCTTCTTCCATTTATAATGGTAAGAGGGAGGAACCCAGCATAAGCATGTATAACTACGTTGATAGTAATAACTTTTTGGAAAAGAACGCAATTCTTGCGGACAAGTATGAGCCAATGGAATCACCCCAAGGTAACATGTTCAACTATGCCAGTTacgaatataaaaataaagaaagaaaatttttttacgaTGCATAG